The region CTTACTTAAAGCATAGTTTTTATTTTTTGTAGTTATTATGATTTTTTTTTACATTGCCCTGCAATCTTTATATAATCTTCATATCTTTTTTGTAATATAAGTTTACAAAATTTAATGGAGGTAATTAATTATGAACATGACTCATTATATGTCATTACTAGCAAGTAATCAGCCGTGGAACTTACTTATTTTTATGGCGGTACCAGTAATTTGTGCCGAAACACTTACAATTACTGAATTTCTCATAATTTTTAACAGGATACAAAGTGGTGGAATAAGAACTCTTAATAAAATTGTTGGTATTTTTGACGGATTTTATTTTACAGGAATTTTTATTTATCTATTCTTTAATGCAGTTATACCTATAACAACTGCAGGAGAATGGCATACATGGGTGGACGTATTAGCTGTTGGTTTTTATTTAAGCGGAATTATCTTCCTTCTGCCTATAGCACTTATGGAACTTGGACTAATATTTAGGAATAAAACAGTGGATGAAAAAATGAAAATACATTTTATTCTTATAGGCGGTTTCCTAGTTGTAGCTCATGTTGCAATGATACTAGGAATGGTAAATCCTGAAATCATAAGCAACATGTCAGCTATGCCTAAAATGTAATACTAAGCTTTACCTTAAAGAGAATTAATATTGATGAAGTAATTTTTTAAATGTTACAAATCAATGTTAATTCTCAATTCTTTTATTTTGGTATCCAGCCATTTAAAACATATTTTTTTTCGTAGCTTTTTGCTTCATTTTCTGAAAGCTGTCTTCTAGAAGGATTTACATCGGCTCCAGGACCTTTACTATTGAATTCATAAAATCTAGAGTCTTCAGGAAGAAACCAAATCAAATTTTTATCCTTGTCCTTTCCATGCATCTTGTCCCATCCGGTAGTTTTGATGTGAGAATCTAAATAACAATCAATATATACAGCACTTCCAATTGCATCTGGATTAGCTTTTCTAGTTCCATCTGAGAATGAAGTTGTAGGATGCCATGGTCTAGCAAGAGCTACAGAATTTGAAGCCATTTTCTTGTCTCCTTTTTTGATGTTGCATTTATAAAATACAAAGCCGTATTTATTCTCTATAAGTGTACTTGGAGCTGCTATATAACCATTGCAGCTTTTACAATCCATATCCTTTGAAATAATTTCACATTCATTAAAAAATGATTGACCTGCTCCAAAAATAAAATCTATAGATCCAGCGATAAAACAATGTGTGAAATATGAGGTACCTTTATTACAGTATAATGTGTCCTGATATCCATCTAATTTGCAGTTTTTAATGTATGCTTTTTCGCTATTTTCATCAAGTTTTAAAGCAACAGCTTGAGGATTTGGTAGTTTAGTTGGATCATTTGAAGCTTTAGCTTTGTTTGAAGGATAGTCGAAGGAATTTTCTACAGTTAAATTCTCACAACTAAAGTTTGGAGCAATAACTGATAGACTTGCAGAACCAAAAGTACCATAAGTAGTGCCATCAGGTTTTTTTGTTGAATTTGCTACATCATATGTAATTTTAGTTTTATCTCTATCTTCGCCTATAAAGGTTATATTTGGTTTATTAACAGTTACTTTTTCATAATAAGTTCCTTTTTTAATATGTATCACGTATTTATTTGTTGAGGAAGTAGGAGCACTTGATACTGCAGAAGTGATGGATTTGTAGGTGGATATTCCATTTACTTTAGTGCCATCTTGTCCTTTGAAATTAATATCAACTATAGCATTATAACTTAATATTTTTCCTGATGCATTCATTCCAGGTATTAAGGAAGTAACGCATGTAAGTGTAACAAACGATAGAAAAGATTTTTTTTTCATTTTAAAACCTCCAATGTAAAATAAACTATAGCGCAAACGTTAACAATAGTATAAAATAATTATATGTAACATAAGGTATAAAGTCAATGTTATCGGTTACTATAGTTTATAAATTTA is a window of Clostridium pasteurianum DNA encoding:
- a CDS encoding pectinesterase family protein, coding for MKKKSFLSFVTLTCVTSLIPGMNASGKILSYNAIVDINFKGQDGTKVNGISTYKSITSAVSSAPTSSTNKYVIHIKKGTYYEKVTVNKPNITFIGEDRDKTKITYDVANSTKKPDGTTYGTFGSASLSVIAPNFSCENLTVENSFDYPSNKAKASNDPTKLPNPQAVALKLDENSEKAYIKNCKLDGYQDTLYCNKGTSYFTHCFIAGSIDFIFGAGQSFFNECEIISKDMDCKSCNGYIAAPSTLIENKYGFVFYKCNIKKGDKKMASNSVALARPWHPTTSFSDGTRKANPDAIGSAVYIDCYLDSHIKTTGWDKMHGKDKDKNLIWFLPEDSRFYEFNSKGPGADVNPSRRQLSENEAKSYEKKYVLNGWIPK
- a CDS encoding DUF6803 family protein, whose protein sequence is MNMTHYMSLLASNQPWNLLIFMAVPVICAETLTITEFLIIFNRIQSGGIRTLNKIVGIFDGFYFTGIFIYLFFNAVIPITTAGEWHTWVDVLAVGFYLSGIIFLLPIALMELGLIFRNKTVDEKMKIHFILIGGFLVVAHVAMILGMVNPEIISNMSAMPKM